In Ailuropoda melanoleuca isolate Jingjing chromosome X, ASM200744v2, whole genome shotgun sequence, a single genomic region encodes these proteins:
- the TIMM17B gene encoding mitochondrial import inner membrane translocase subunit Tim17-B, translating to MEEYAREPCPWRIVDDCGGAFTMGVIGGGVFQAIKGFRNAPVGIRHRLRGSVNAVRIRAPQIGGSFAVWGGLFSTIDCGLVRLRGKEDPWNSITSGALTGAVLAARSGPLAMVGSAMMGGILLALIEGVGILLTRYTAQQFRNAPPFLEDPSQLPPKEGTPAPGYPSYQQYH from the exons ATGGAGGAGTACGCTCGGGAGCCTTG CCCATGGCGAATTGTGGACGATTGCGGTGGAGCCTTCACTATGGGTGTCATCGGCGGTGGAGTGTTCCAGGCCATCAAGGGCTTCCGCAACGCCCCTGTT GGGATTCGGCACCGATTGAGAGGTAGTGTCAACGCTGTGAGGATCCGAGCCCCCCAGATTGGAG GTAGCTTCGCGGTGTGGGGGGGCCTGTTCTCCACCATCGACTGCGGCCTAGTGCGCCTGCGAGGGAAAGAAGATCCCTGGAACTCCATCACCAGCGGAGCATTGACCGGGGCTGTGCTGGCAGCCCGCA GTGGCCCATTGGCCATGGTGGGCTCAGCAATGATGGGGGGCATCCTCTTGGCCCTCATAGAGGGTGTTGGCATCCTCCTTACTCGCTACACTGCCCAGCAGTTCCGCAATG CACCCCCGTTCCTGGAGGACCCCAGCCAGCTGCCCCCTAAGGAGGGTACCCCAGCCCCAGGCTATCCCAGCTATCAGCAGTACCACTAA